A single region of the Granulicella aggregans genome encodes:
- a CDS encoding dolichyl-phosphate beta-glucosyltransferase, which produces MPHPYLSIVIPAFNESARIEETLARVMECVNTRGWNAEVLVVDDGSSDDTAEIVQRWMRRYSRLNLVKNPGNRGKGYSVRNGLLQAAGDVVMFTDADLSAPMEEAERLMDAIEQGADVAIGSRWMDRTRQTIHQPMYRRFFGRCFNRLTRTVMGLPFKDTQCGFKAFRRPAAQVIFRLQRIERWGFDPEILFIARKLRYRIFEVPVTWGHDERSRISYLKDGVKMLEELALIRWNSLFGRYDEGIAAMKDTSGMVTPQVQQGPGATPVPISIRKAGQPSR; this is translated from the coding sequence ATGCCACATCCCTACCTGAGTATCGTGATTCCCGCATTCAATGAGAGCGCTCGCATTGAAGAGACGCTGGCGCGCGTGATGGAGTGCGTCAATACGAGAGGATGGAACGCGGAGGTGCTGGTCGTCGATGATGGGTCGAGCGATGACACAGCGGAGATCGTGCAGCGGTGGATGCGGCGGTACTCGCGGCTGAACCTGGTGAAGAATCCTGGGAATCGTGGCAAGGGGTACTCGGTTCGTAACGGTCTGCTGCAGGCGGCGGGTGATGTGGTGATGTTTACCGACGCGGATCTGTCGGCTCCGATGGAAGAGGCGGAGCGGCTGATGGATGCGATCGAGCAGGGAGCGGATGTGGCGATCGGTTCGCGGTGGATGGACCGGACGCGGCAGACGATCCACCAGCCGATGTACCGGCGGTTCTTCGGACGATGCTTCAACCGGCTGACACGGACCGTGATGGGACTGCCATTCAAGGACACGCAGTGCGGGTTCAAGGCATTTCGGCGGCCTGCCGCGCAGGTCATCTTTCGGCTGCAAAGGATCGAGCGCTGGGGCTTCGATCCGGAGATTCTTTTCATCGCGCGCAAGTTACGGTATCGAATCTTTGAGGTGCCGGTGACGTGGGGGCATGATGAGAGGAGCCGCATCTCGTATCTGAAGGACGGCGTGAAGATGCTTGAAGAGCTGGCGCTGATACGGTGGAACTCGCTGTTTGGGCGTTACGACGAGGGGATCGCCGCGATGAAAGACACCAGCGGCATGGTGACTCCGCAGGTGCAGCAGGGCCCTGGCGCGACGCCCGTTCCGATCTCGATTCGGAAGGCCGGTCAGCCGAGCCGATAG
- the sppA gene encoding signal peptide peptidase SppA, whose protein sequence is MTEDQSNQAPPPPLPPQQRPAPYPPQYPYPPAYAAPYAIPPRPRRSAWFYISIIAASICIFGIMLWAVGRSVGKSLNGDVTVTGSGTDQIGVIDVSGVIVDADKLDTQIRKMADNDSVKAIILHINSPGGGAAASQEIYNEVLRIRKEKHKKIVASIESVGASGAYYIASACDGIYANDASVVGSIGVIMEWTNYGELYRWAKLKSVVIHAGELKDAGDPTHDVTPQEQVYFQGLVDNMYGQFIHDVATGRHLPEEKIKPLATGQVWTGQQSLPLGLIDHVGGFRSALMDTAKSVGISGEPSIARPASQKKGLIAMLTSDGEDIFPNPSQLLNHSPGFYFLWK, encoded by the coding sequence ATGACGGAAGATCAGAGCAACCAGGCGCCTCCACCTCCCCTGCCTCCCCAGCAACGACCGGCTCCCTATCCGCCGCAGTATCCGTATCCGCCGGCATACGCCGCTCCTTATGCCATTCCGCCGCGCCCGCGCCGCTCGGCCTGGTTCTATATCTCGATCATCGCCGCATCGATCTGCATCTTCGGCATCATGCTCTGGGCGGTCGGACGCAGCGTCGGCAAGAGCCTCAACGGCGACGTGACCGTCACCGGCTCCGGCACCGACCAGATCGGCGTCATCGACGTCTCCGGCGTCATCGTCGACGCCGACAAGCTCGACACCCAGATCCGCAAGATGGCCGACAACGACTCCGTCAAGGCCATCATCCTCCATATCAACTCCCCCGGCGGCGGTGCCGCGGCCTCGCAGGAGATCTACAACGAGGTCCTCCGCATCCGCAAGGAGAAGCACAAGAAGATCGTCGCCTCCATCGAGAGCGTTGGAGCCTCCGGCGCCTACTACATCGCCAGCGCCTGCGATGGCATCTACGCCAACGACGCCTCCGTCGTCGGTTCCATCGGTGTCATCATGGAGTGGACCAACTACGGCGAACTCTACCGCTGGGCCAAGCTCAAGAGCGTCGTCATCCACGCAGGCGAGCTGAAAGATGCCGGCGACCCGACCCACGACGTCACCCCACAGGAGCAGGTCTACTTCCAGGGCCTGGTCGACAACATGTACGGCCAGTTCATCCACGACGTCGCGACCGGTCGCCATCTCCCTGAAGAAAAGATCAAGCCGCTCGCTACCGGACAGGTTTGGACCGGCCAGCAATCGCTCCCGCTCGGCCTCATCGACCACGTCGGCGGCTTCCGCAGCGCCCTGATGGACACCGCGAAGAGCGTCGGCATCTCCGGCGAGCCTTCCATAGCCCGCCCGGCCAGCCAGAAGAAGGGCCTGATCGCCATGCTCACCTCCGACGGCGAAGACATCTTCCCCAACCCCAGCCAGCTTCTGAACCACTCTCCCGGCTTCTACTTCTTATGGAAGTAG
- a CDS encoding HU family DNA-binding protein: MTKADLVDKVTALGDLTRRDGEIIVDTLFESVIGALKSGDKIEIRGFGSFRTRQRNSRIGRNPKTGEKVDVPAKKVPFFKPSKELRDLVNAKPGTHTEPAVDPDHIDPHHPPAM; encoded by the coding sequence ATGACCAAAGCCGACCTCGTCGACAAAGTGACCGCACTTGGCGACCTCACCCGCCGCGACGGTGAGATCATCGTCGATACCCTCTTTGAGTCTGTGATCGGCGCTTTGAAGTCTGGCGACAAGATCGAGATCCGGGGCTTCGGCAGCTTTCGCACCCGCCAGAGAAACTCCCGCATCGGCCGCAACCCCAAGACCGGCGAAAAGGTCGACGTTCCAGCCAAGAAGGTACCCTTCTTCAAGCCATCAAAGGAACTTCGCGACCTGGTAAACGCCAAGCCCGGCACCCACACCGAGCCGGCGGTCGATCCCGACCACATCGACCCCCACCACCCGCCAGCCATGTAG
- the pgeF gene encoding peptidoglycan editing factor PgeF, giving the protein MDVMKLPVEGLVVQIPGWKEMVWLRHGFSTRSGGVSTVYRQGETQGLEGDLNTGWTSADDPANVAENRRRLTAEVSSKGLRLVTVRQVHSARSLVVPEDVSGFFNREGRAALEADGLMTKVPGVLLGIQTADCVPVLVADRRLRVVAGFHAGWRGTVAGIVERGIAQMRAEYGSLPEDMLAAVGPSIGACCYSVGDEVQEAFGSRFDYAAELFEARGDGLFLDLWEANRRQLLAAGLPEAGISVVGECSGCAGVPGRRRYFSHRCENGFTGRMMSLIGVVGD; this is encoded by the coding sequence ATGGACGTGATGAAGCTGCCGGTGGAAGGCCTCGTTGTGCAGATACCTGGGTGGAAGGAGATGGTATGGCTACGGCATGGCTTCAGCACGCGAAGTGGTGGTGTGTCAACGGTTTACCGGCAGGGCGAGACACAGGGACTGGAAGGCGACCTAAATACTGGCTGGACGTCGGCCGATGATCCGGCGAACGTTGCGGAGAACCGGCGCAGGCTGACTGCGGAAGTTTCGTCTAAAGGCTTGCGACTTGTGACAGTGCGGCAGGTGCACTCGGCGAGGTCCTTGGTCGTGCCGGAGGATGTGTCCGGGTTCTTCAATCGTGAAGGTAGAGCGGCGCTCGAAGCGGATGGGTTGATGACAAAGGTTCCGGGCGTTTTGCTGGGGATTCAGACGGCGGATTGCGTCCCCGTGCTGGTGGCGGACCGGCGGCTGCGGGTGGTGGCAGGGTTTCATGCTGGGTGGCGGGGAACGGTTGCTGGGATCGTCGAGCGGGGGATTGCACAGATGCGGGCCGAGTATGGAAGCCTGCCAGAGGATATGTTGGCGGCGGTGGGACCGTCCATTGGGGCTTGCTGCTACAGCGTGGGGGATGAGGTGCAGGAAGCTTTCGGCAGTCGGTTCGACTACGCGGCGGAGTTGTTTGAAGCGCGCGGTGACGGATTATTTCTTGATTTGTGGGAGGCGAACCGGCGGCAACTGCTTGCGGCGGGATTGCCAGAGGCGGGGATTTCTGTGGTGGGTGAGTGCTCGGGGTGTGCGGGCGTGCCGGGGCGGAGGCGGTATTTTTCGCACCGTTGTGAGAATGGATTTACGGGGCGGATGATGAGTCTGATTGGAGTTGTCGGGGATTGA
- the aroE gene encoding shikimate dehydrogenase: MKTNVLSTTPQMIRSRIGKICVSITGSTVAEMLERAALATKETTFLEFRLDYLDKPLAALPKLKQFLAEQTAVTAIATCRRAPNGGKFEGTLAAELEILSKASASGFYLADIELESAEALKKAEFLHLRETGIALIVSYHDFKQTKDLDAIFKRMEPFEPDFVKIVPTAKSLTDNVTLMRFLERMNDHSNIVGVCMGDAGIISRVLGVRAGSAFTFAAATPGEETAPGQIAARTLIETYRIDQVDAATKVYGVAGNPIRNSLSPLMMNAAFRRETVNAVYLGLQADKLSDLLTLVNEIPIQGLSVTMPHKQEIMAHLEKTDPLSAKIGACNTVLRAQDGKLYGFNTDVAGIISPLERRMSLRGAKVLVLGAGGAARAAVFGLRDKGAEVHILNRTPETAAKLAKQAGAKVVKKEAVAKTAFDVILNATPIGMAGNKAPQMLEAKDLNTKLVFDLVYNPIETPLIAMARQAGIPVVAGVEMFVQQGARQFEIWTGKPAPEEEMLRVVLHALKQKSEEPEAPAEKPKAKTKAAK; the protein is encoded by the coding sequence ATGAAAACAAATGTACTCAGCACGACTCCACAGATGATCCGCTCCCGGATCGGTAAAATCTGCGTCTCCATCACCGGCTCAACCGTGGCCGAGATGCTCGAACGCGCCGCACTGGCAACAAAAGAAACCACCTTCCTCGAGTTCCGTCTCGACTACCTTGACAAGCCGTTGGCGGCATTGCCAAAGCTGAAGCAGTTCCTGGCAGAGCAGACGGCGGTGACTGCCATTGCTACATGCCGCCGCGCACCCAATGGTGGCAAATTCGAAGGAACTCTCGCAGCCGAGCTTGAGATCCTCTCAAAGGCTTCTGCCTCCGGCTTTTATTTAGCGGACATCGAACTAGAGTCCGCCGAAGCACTCAAGAAGGCCGAGTTCCTGCACCTCCGCGAGACCGGCATCGCGCTGATCGTCAGCTATCACGACTTCAAGCAGACGAAAGATCTCGACGCGATCTTCAAGCGCATGGAACCCTTCGAGCCGGACTTCGTCAAGATCGTCCCCACTGCGAAGTCCCTCACCGATAACGTCACCCTCATGCGCTTCCTCGAGCGTATGAACGACCACAGCAACATCGTCGGCGTCTGTATGGGCGACGCGGGCATCATCTCCCGCGTCCTCGGCGTCCGCGCCGGCAGCGCCTTCACCTTCGCCGCCGCGACCCCAGGCGAAGAGACCGCCCCGGGCCAGATCGCCGCCCGCACGCTCATTGAGACCTACCGCATCGACCAGGTTGACGCCGCCACGAAGGTCTACGGCGTCGCCGGCAACCCCATCCGCAACTCCCTGTCTCCGCTGATGATGAACGCCGCCTTCCGCCGCGAGACCGTCAACGCCGTCTACCTCGGCCTGCAGGCCGACAAGCTCTCCGACCTGCTCACTCTGGTCAACGAGATCCCCATCCAGGGCCTCAGCGTGACCATGCCCCACAAGCAGGAGATCATGGCGCACCTGGAGAAGACCGACCCACTCTCGGCGAAGATCGGTGCCTGCAACACCGTCCTGCGGGCACAGGATGGCAAGCTCTACGGCTTCAACACCGACGTCGCCGGAATCATCTCCCCGCTTGAGCGCCGCATGTCGCTTCGCGGAGCCAAGGTGCTCGTCCTGGGAGCAGGCGGAGCAGCGCGCGCCGCCGTCTTCGGCCTCCGCGACAAGGGTGCCGAGGTCCACATCCTCAACCGCACCCCGGAGACCGCCGCCAAACTCGCAAAACAGGCTGGAGCGAAGGTCGTCAAGAAGGAAGCCGTCGCCAAGACCGCCTTCGACGTGATCCTCAACGCCACGCCCATCGGCATGGCCGGCAACAAGGCACCGCAGATGCTCGAAGCCAAGGACCTGAACACCAAGCTCGTCTTCGACCTCGTCTACAACCCTATCGAGACGCCGCTGATCGCCATGGCCCGCCAGGCCGGCATCCCGGTCGTTGCTGGAGTAGAGATGTTCGTCCAGCAAGGCGCCCGCCAGTTCGAGATATGGACAGGCAAGCCCGCGCCCGAAGAAGAGATGCTCCGCGTAGTCCTCCACGCCTTGAAGCAGAAATCCGAAGAGCCCGAGGCTCCAGCAGAAAAGCCCAAGGCAAAGACCAAGGCAGCAAAGTAA
- the atpC gene encoding ATP synthase F1 subunit epsilon, translating into MAETTNNSGQLQVRLVTPDRVLLDATADAVELPSASGYLEALYGHAPLLAELGAGEVRLHGGTSGDKKFFVAWGFVEVLPERVTILAETALPPQDIDVAAAQQELQQGQKMWAEAGDDAHKYDEANAVTREAEALIASAEGKAV; encoded by the coding sequence ATGGCGGAGACTACGAATAATTCGGGGCAGTTGCAGGTTCGGCTGGTGACGCCGGATCGGGTGCTGCTCGACGCGACTGCGGATGCGGTCGAACTGCCTTCGGCTTCGGGATATCTTGAGGCGCTATACGGCCACGCTCCGCTGCTGGCGGAGCTGGGTGCGGGCGAGGTGCGGCTGCACGGCGGGACTTCGGGCGACAAGAAGTTCTTTGTGGCCTGGGGCTTCGTTGAAGTGTTGCCAGAGCGGGTGACGATTCTCGCTGAGACGGCGCTTCCACCACAGGACATCGACGTTGCCGCAGCGCAGCAAGAGCTACAGCAGGGGCAGAAGATGTGGGCTGAGGCTGGTGACGACGCGCATAAATACGATGAGGCGAACGCGGTGACGCGTGAGGCCGAGGCGCTGATTGCCAGTGCGGAAGGTAAGGCAGTCTAG
- the atpD gene encoding F0F1 ATP synthase subunit beta, which yields MAENIGKVISISGPAVDVQFEEGHMPPIFQALRIISDGFVVPAPLDVVVEVQQHLGEGRVRCIAMVATEGMVRGMKAIDTGAGITVPVGRETLGRVLNVLGEPVDELGPVNAKEHRPIHRQAPAFDEQSTSEEMFETGIKVIDLIQPFLKGGKIGLFGGAGVGKTVVIQELINNVAQQHGGFSVFAGVGERTREGNDLWHEFQESGVIDINDFTKSKAALIYGQMTEPPGARLRVALTGLTVAEYFRDEEGADTLLFIDNIFRFTQAGSEVSTLLGRMPSAVGYQPNLATEMGELQERITSTKKGSITSVQAVYVPADDLTDPAPATTFAHLDATTVLSRPLSELGIYPAVDPLASTSRILSPRVVGQEHYDVAQGVKRILQRYKDLQDIIAILGIDELSEEDKTTVARARKVQRFLSQPFHVAEIFTGIPGAYVKVEDTVRSFKEIIEGKHDDIPEQAFYLKGGIEDVIAAAEKMKQTA from the coding sequence ATGGCTGAGAACATTGGAAAAGTAATCTCGATCAGCGGCCCGGCCGTTGACGTTCAGTTCGAAGAGGGGCACATGCCGCCCATCTTCCAGGCGCTGCGTATTATCAGCGATGGATTTGTGGTTCCTGCGCCGCTTGACGTCGTCGTAGAGGTGCAGCAGCACCTTGGCGAAGGCCGCGTGCGCTGCATCGCGATGGTTGCGACCGAGGGCATGGTTCGCGGCATGAAGGCGATCGACACCGGCGCTGGCATCACCGTTCCCGTGGGTCGCGAGACTCTGGGCCGTGTGCTCAACGTGCTCGGCGAGCCGGTGGACGAGCTTGGCCCGGTCAACGCGAAGGAGCATCGGCCGATTCATCGCCAGGCCCCGGCGTTCGACGAGCAGTCGACCTCCGAAGAGATGTTCGAGACCGGCATCAAGGTCATCGACCTGATCCAGCCGTTCTTGAAGGGCGGAAAGATCGGCCTGTTCGGCGGCGCTGGCGTCGGCAAGACCGTCGTCATTCAGGAGCTGATCAACAACGTTGCGCAGCAGCACGGTGGCTTCTCGGTGTTTGCCGGAGTCGGCGAGCGCACCCGTGAGGGCAACGACCTCTGGCACGAGTTCCAGGAGTCGGGCGTTATCGACATCAACGACTTCACCAAGAGCAAAGCGGCGCTGATTTATGGCCAGATGACCGAGCCCCCAGGGGCACGTCTGCGCGTGGCGCTCACCGGCCTTACCGTCGCTGAGTACTTCCGCGACGAGGAAGGTGCGGACACGCTGCTCTTCATCGACAACATCTTCCGCTTCACGCAGGCGGGTTCCGAGGTATCAACGCTGCTTGGCCGTATGCCTTCAGCCGTCGGCTACCAGCCGAACCTTGCGACCGAGATGGGCGAGTTGCAGGAGCGCATCACGTCGACCAAGAAAGGCTCGATCACGTCGGTGCAGGCCGTTTACGTTCCTGCTGACGACTTGACCGACCCGGCTCCGGCGACGACCTTCGCTCACCTCGATGCAACGACCGTGCTCTCGCGTCCGCTGTCGGAGCTTGGTATCTATCCGGCCGTCGATCCGCTCGCGTCCACTTCGCGCATTCTTTCGCCGCGTGTCGTTGGGCAGGAGCACTACGACGTCGCGCAGGGTGTGAAGAGGATTCTGCAGCGCTACAAGGACCTGCAGGACATCATCGCCATCCTCGGTATCGACGAACTGTCGGAAGAGGACAAGACCACCGTTGCGCGTGCGCGTAAGGTACAGCGCTTCCTCTCGCAGCCGTTCCATGTGGCCGAGATCTTCACCGGTATCCCCGGAGCGTACGTCAAGGTCGAAGACACGGTCCGCAGCTTCAAGGAGATCATCGAAGGCAAGCACGATGACATCCCGGAGCAGGCGTTCTACCTCAAGGGCGGTATCGAAGACGTAATCGCGGCTGCTGAGAAGATGAAGCAAACTGCGTAA
- a CDS encoding type II toxin-antitoxin system HicB family antitoxin — protein sequence MTEAIKYAVVFERSEDGYGAFVPDLPGCVTVGDTLAETESNIREAIAGHIAAMKDHGEVIPRPTTLAEYIEIPMAVGQ from the coding sequence ATGACCGAAGCGATCAAATACGCGGTAGTCTTCGAACGGTCGGAGGATGGGTACGGAGCTTTCGTTCCCGATCTTCCGGGGTGTGTCACGGTAGGTGACACGTTGGCCGAGACGGAGAGCAATATCCGCGAAGCGATCGCTGGGCACATCGCCGCAATGAAGGACCACGGCGAAGTGATTCCACGGCCAACGACGTTGGCCGAGTACATCGAAATTCCCATGGCAGTGGGGCAGTAA
- a CDS encoding type II toxin-antitoxin system HicA family toxin: protein MKVRDVIKLIEQDGWYHVRTTGSHRHYYHPTKPGTVTIPGHPGKDIPEGTKNSVLKQAGLK from the coding sequence ATGAAGGTTCGTGATGTAATCAAGTTGATTGAGCAGGACGGCTGGTACCACGTAAGGACGACAGGAAGTCATCGTCACTACTACCATCCAACGAAACCCGGTACAGTCACCATCCCTGGTCATCCAGGGAAAGACATTCCGGAAGGAACAAAGAACAGCGTTTTGAAGCAGGCAGGGTTGAAATGA
- a CDS encoding F0F1 ATP synthase subunit gamma → MANVLDLRRRIRSVKNTRQITKAMKMVSASKLRRAQDRTMRARPYAEMLSNVLESLVRRTDLYNNETGEIIHPLLVEREEKNVLLIVIAGDKGFAGGFNSNIGKAAQKFITERTGKGQNVDLEPVGKKAIGFYKKRFPAANYEKTEEHYDNDLSTHYETVRHRAQQIEVAAEHLDLLLKADFGAVAEIARDIIARYERSEIDAVYIVYNEFKSVIQQRIVVEKLLPIRKLGTHEITASEEMTDEQREAAVKAAAAEGISVHESEDKEAEAEAKKFGTADVDYIFDQSPEEIFRNLMPRYVTTQIFHALLESVAAEHAARMTATDAATKNAGDLIDSLSLTMNRVRQAAITKEIIEIVSGAAAL, encoded by the coding sequence ATGGCAAACGTACTCGATCTACGCAGACGCATCCGCAGTGTGAAGAACACGCGGCAGATCACCAAGGCCATGAAGATGGTCTCGGCGTCGAAGCTGCGCCGTGCGCAGGACCGCACGATGCGTGCGCGCCCGTACGCGGAGATGCTCTCGAACGTCCTTGAATCGCTGGTCCGCCGGACTGATCTTTATAACAACGAGACGGGTGAGATCATCCACCCGCTGCTCGTCGAACGTGAAGAGAAGAACGTCCTGCTCATCGTCATCGCGGGCGACAAGGGATTTGCGGGCGGCTTCAACTCGAACATTGGTAAGGCGGCTCAGAAGTTCATCACGGAGCGCACCGGCAAGGGGCAGAACGTCGACCTCGAGCCAGTCGGCAAAAAGGCCATCGGCTTCTACAAGAAGCGCTTTCCCGCTGCGAACTACGAGAAGACGGAAGAGCACTACGACAACGATCTTTCGACTCACTACGAGACGGTCCGCCATCGCGCGCAGCAGATTGAAGTTGCCGCCGAACATCTCGACCTTCTGCTCAAGGCGGACTTCGGTGCTGTTGCAGAGATTGCCCGCGATATCATCGCCCGTTACGAGCGCTCTGAGATCGATGCGGTCTACATCGTCTACAACGAGTTCAAGTCGGTCATCCAACAGCGCATCGTGGTTGAGAAGCTGCTTCCGATTCGTAAGCTGGGAACGCACGAGATTACCGCTTCCGAAGAGATGACAGACGAGCAGCGCGAGGCCGCCGTCAAGGCTGCAGCCGCTGAGGGAATCTCTGTACACGAGTCCGAAGATAAGGAAGCCGAAGCGGAGGCCAAGAAGTTTGGCACTGCGGATGTCGACTACATCTTCGATCAGTCGCCGGAGGAGATCTTCAGGAACCTGATGCCACGGTATGTGACGACGCAGATCTTTCATGCACTGCTCGAGAGCGTGGCTGCGGAACATGCGGCACGTATGACGGCGACGGACGCGGCGACGAAGAACGCCGGAGATTTGATTGACTCGCTCAGCTTGACCATGAACCGGGTTCGTCAGGCGGCGATTACGAAGGAAATTATTGAAATTGTAAGCGGCGCGGCAGCGCTGTAA
- the atpA gene encoding F0F1 ATP synthase subunit alpha, protein MAQIKADEITELLRQQIENYDQRITVDEVGTIISLGDGIARIHGLDKVMAGELIEFPHGVAGLAMNLDEDQVGAVLLGDYTELSEGDQVKRTGKIMSVPVGEAMIGRVVNALGAPIDDKGPINTTESLPVERLAPGVIDRQGVKEPMATGIKAIDTMIPIGRGQRELLIGDRQTGKTAIALDTIINSAKNNLICIYCAIGQKRSSVAQVVQTLEEHGAMAYTIVVAATASEPAPMQYLAPFAATAMGEFFRDNGKHALIIYDDLSKHAASYREISLLLRRPPGREAYPGDVFYLHSRLLERSSKVSDKLGGGSLTALPIIETQAGDVSAYIPTNVISITDGQIFLETDLFNSGVRPAVNVGLSVSRVGFSAATKATKQVGSTLKLDLAQYRELAAFSQFGSDLDKVTLNQLNRGQRLTELLKQPQFQPLPFEKQVAILYAGVNGLLDDVEVRDLRAFEDGYYPYLESAAPAILTDIATKKALDDDIKKRLGDAIKAYKKDFLDGLKSKQPVAVAAK, encoded by the coding sequence ATGGCACAGATCAAGGCTGATGAGATAACTGAACTGCTTCGCCAGCAGATTGAGAACTACGACCAGCGCATCACCGTCGACGAAGTCGGCACCATCATCTCGCTCGGCGACGGCATCGCCCGCATCCACGGATTGGACAAGGTCATGGCCGGAGAACTCATCGAGTTTCCCCACGGCGTGGCCGGACTCGCCATGAACCTGGACGAAGACCAGGTGGGCGCGGTGCTGCTGGGTGATTACACTGAGCTCTCGGAAGGCGACCAGGTCAAGCGCACCGGCAAGATCATGTCCGTGCCTGTGGGCGAGGCGATGATTGGCCGCGTCGTGAACGCGCTTGGAGCGCCGATCGACGACAAGGGGCCGATCAACACGACCGAGTCCCTGCCGGTGGAGCGTCTCGCTCCCGGCGTGATCGATCGCCAGGGCGTCAAGGAGCCGATGGCGACCGGCATCAAGGCCATCGACACCATGATCCCGATTGGCCGTGGCCAGCGCGAACTGCTGATCGGTGACCGTCAGACGGGTAAGACCGCCATCGCCCTCGATACGATCATCAACTCCGCGAAGAACAACCTGATCTGCATCTATTGCGCGATTGGACAGAAGCGTTCGTCCGTTGCGCAGGTTGTGCAGACGCTCGAAGAGCACGGCGCGATGGCGTACACGATCGTGGTGGCCGCGACTGCCTCAGAGCCGGCTCCGATGCAGTACCTTGCTCCGTTTGCCGCGACGGCGATGGGTGAGTTCTTCCGTGACAATGGCAAGCACGCGCTGATCATCTACGACGACCTCTCGAAGCACGCTGCCAGCTACCGCGAGATCTCGCTGCTGCTGCGCCGTCCGCCAGGACGTGAAGCGTACCCCGGCGATGTCTTCTATCTCCACTCGCGCCTTCTCGAGCGTAGCTCGAAGGTATCCGACAAACTCGGCGGCGGATCGTTGACCGCTCTGCCGATCATCGAGACCCAGGCGGGCGACGTCTCGGCGTACATCCCGACCAACGTCATCTCGATCACCGATGGACAGATCTTCCTCGAGACGGACCTGTTCAACTCGGGTGTTCGTCCCGCTGTGAACGTCGGGCTTTCGGTATCGCGCGTCGGCTTCTCGGCTGCGACCAAGGCGACCAAGCAGGTTGGATCGACGCTGAAGCTTGACCTCGCACAGTACCGTGAACTGGCTGCGTTCTCGCAGTTCGGGTCGGACCTGGATAAGGTCACGCTGAACCAGTTGAACCGTGGACAGCGCCTTACCGAACTTCTGAAGCAGCCGCAGTTCCAGCCGCTTCCGTTTGAGAAGCAGGTTGCGATTCTGTACGCCGGTGTGAACGGTCTGCTGGACGATGTGGAAGTCCGCGACCTGCGGGCGTTTGAGGACGGCTACTATCCGTATCTCGAATCAGCGGCACCGGCCATCCTGACCGACATCGCGACGAAGAAGGCGCTTGATGACGACATCAAGAAGCGTCTCGGCGATGCCATCAAGGCTTATAAGAAGGACTTTCTGGACGGGCTGAAGTCGAAGCAGCCAGTTGCGGTGGCCGCAAAGTAA
- the atpH gene encoding ATP synthase F1 subunit delta has protein sequence MAVITLRYAHAFEQVVVSSKLDPAAALSQLRDFSATYAGSADLREILMDPSVPKEQKLKVLDAIGGKIGMYPQVRNFVAVITEHERLHELDEIINEYAEAADADAGVSDAEITTALPLNDDDRNQLEAEVGKLAGGRIRAVYLQDSTLLGGVIVKLGSTVYDGSVRGQLEQMKQRLINA, from the coding sequence ATGGCTGTCATTACCCTTCGCTACGCGCACGCGTTTGAGCAGGTTGTGGTTTCGAGCAAGCTGGATCCGGCTGCCGCTCTCTCGCAGTTGCGGGATTTCTCGGCGACATACGCTGGGAGCGCAGATCTTCGCGAGATCCTGATGGATCCTTCGGTGCCGAAAGAGCAGAAGCTGAAGGTGCTCGATGCGATCGGTGGCAAGATCGGCATGTATCCGCAGGTCAGAAACTTTGTCGCCGTCATTACAGAGCACGAGCGGCTGCACGAACTCGATGAGATTATCAATGAGTACGCCGAGGCGGCGGACGCGGATGCCGGCGTCTCCGATGCGGAGATTACGACGGCGCTTCCGCTGAATGACGATGACCGCAACCAGTTGGAAGCGGAAGTTGGCAAGCTTGCCGGTGGCCGGATTCGGGCCGTTTATTTGCAGGACTCCACGCTGCTGGGTGGTGTGATCGTCAAGCTTGGCTCAACGGTTTATGACGGCAGCGTTCGCGGCCAGTTGGAACAGATGAAGCAGAGACTTATCAACGCGTAG